In the genome of Candidatus Binatia bacterium, the window CGCGTCCAACCACGAGATCGTGCTCGAGCAGCACGACTTCCAGCAAATCCGCGCAAAGTCCGCGGGAGGCAAACGCGGCGACCAGCACGTTCGTGTCGAGGAACACCCTCACGAAATCGACCGGAATACGTCTTCGTCCCCAAGGAGGCCCTGTGCCTCGGCGAAGGGCAACGTCATGCCCCGGAGCTCACGAAACCGCGCGATGGCCACCTGGCGCTTCAACGCCTCGCGGGCGATCTCGCTCTTGGTGCGTCCCGTCGTCCGCGCGATGCGCGC includes:
- a CDS encoding ribbon-helix-helix domain-containing protein, encoding MTTLTIRLDAKLDKALARIARTTGRTKSEIAREALKRQVAIARFRELRGMTLPFAEAQGLLGDEDVFRSIS